From Halanaeroarchaeum sulfurireducens, a single genomic window includes:
- the ppsA gene encoding pyruvate, water dikinase: MAVRWLEDIRADDIDLVGGKGASLGEMTDAGLPVPPGFVVTAGTYRDFIEGTGIDEELFEAVDVDTEDSTALAEAESTAKSLILDTPMPEELHEEIEAAYDALDDDDPFVAVRSSATAEDLPDASFAGQQETYLNIERDDLVDRVKRCWASLFTQRAIYYRQQKGFDHDVVNIAVVVQQMVDAEKSGVMFTSHPSTGAPKVIIEGAWGLGEAVVSGSVSPDNYVVDRESGDVEDVTIANKKVTMERDPETGETIEREVSEEKRTARVLTNDELFDLVALGEQVEEHYGTPQDVEWAIVGDSVYMLQSRPITTISEETMEATQNGDNGEELVSGLGASPGIAAGAVRTVGKLDQLDKVGEGDIIVTEMTTPDMVPAMKRAAGIVTDEGGMTSHAAIVSRELGVPAVVGSGNATDVLRDDQIVTIDGDRGTITEGRPESAAEREPIEEARPKTPVKPMTATEVKVNVSIPEAAERAAATGADGVGLLRLEHMILSTNKTPERYIDDHGKRAYIDEIVDGVRGVADEFYPRPVRVRTLDAPTDEFRQLEGGEDEPHEHNPMMGYRGIRRSLNEPELFKHELEAFARLYEMGYDNVEIMFPLVNDHRDVAAARELMTEVGIDPERRSWGVMIETPASAMMIDEMAEEGIDFASFGTNDLTQYTLAVDRNNGNVSDRFDELHPSVLRLIGQTIRACREHDIDTSICGQAGSKPEMARFLVEEGVSSISANIDAVRDVQHEVKRVEQRLMLDALRE, translated from the coding sequence ATGGCTGTACGCTGGCTGGAAGATATTCGAGCCGACGACATCGACCTCGTCGGCGGTAAAGGGGCCTCCCTCGGGGAGATGACGGACGCGGGCCTCCCCGTACCGCCGGGGTTCGTCGTGACCGCAGGGACGTATCGCGACTTCATCGAGGGGACCGGGATCGACGAAGAACTGTTCGAGGCGGTGGACGTCGATACGGAGGACTCGACGGCGCTCGCCGAAGCTGAATCGACGGCCAAGAGTCTCATCCTCGACACGCCGATGCCCGAGGAACTCCACGAGGAGATCGAGGCCGCCTACGACGCCCTCGATGACGACGATCCGTTCGTGGCCGTCCGCTCGTCGGCGACCGCCGAAGATCTCCCGGACGCGAGTTTCGCCGGTCAGCAGGAGACGTATCTCAACATCGAGCGCGATGATCTCGTCGACCGGGTGAAACGCTGCTGGGCATCGCTGTTCACCCAGCGGGCCATCTACTACCGCCAACAGAAGGGATTCGATCACGACGTCGTGAACATCGCGGTCGTCGTCCAGCAGATGGTGGACGCCGAAAAGAGCGGCGTCATGTTCACGAGTCACCCATCGACGGGCGCGCCGAAGGTGATCATCGAAGGGGCGTGGGGGCTCGGCGAGGCCGTCGTTTCCGGCTCCGTCTCACCCGACAACTACGTGGTCGACCGCGAGTCCGGCGATGTCGAGGACGTGACGATCGCCAACAAGAAGGTCACGATGGAACGAGACCCCGAAACCGGCGAAACGATCGAACGCGAGGTTTCGGAGGAGAAACGAACCGCGCGCGTTCTCACCAACGACGAGCTGTTTGATCTCGTCGCCCTGGGCGAGCAAGTCGAAGAACACTACGGGACACCACAGGACGTGGAATGGGCCATCGTCGGAGACTCGGTGTACATGCTGCAGTCACGGCCCATCACGACGATCTCCGAGGAAACAATGGAAGCTACCCAAAACGGCGACAACGGCGAGGAACTCGTCTCTGGACTCGGTGCGAGTCCCGGCATCGCGGCGGGGGCCGTCCGCACCGTCGGGAAACTGGACCAGCTCGACAAGGTCGGCGAAGGGGACATCATCGTCACCGAAATGACGACGCCGGACATGGTCCCGGCGATGAAGCGGGCGGCCGGCATCGTCACCGACGAGGGCGGGATGACGAGCCACGCCGCCATCGTCTCGAGAGAACTCGGCGTCCCCGCGGTGGTCGGCAGCGGAAACGCCACGGACGTCCTCCGTGACGACCAGATCGTCACCATCGACGGGGACCGCGGGACGATCACAGAAGGGCGCCCCGAGTCGGCAGCGGAGCGCGAGCCGATCGAGGAGGCGCGCCCGAAGACGCCGGTCAAGCCGATGACCGCGACCGAGGTCAAGGTGAACGTCTCGATCCCGGAAGCCGCAGAACGTGCCGCGGCGACCGGAGCGGACGGCGTCGGCCTACTCCGCCTGGAGCACATGATCCTCTCGACGAACAAGACCCCCGAGCGATACATCGACGACCACGGCAAGCGAGCCTACATCGACGAGATCGTGGACGGCGTGCGCGGCGTCGCGGACGAGTTCTATCCCCGGCCCGTTCGTGTGCGGACGCTCGACGCTCCGACGGACGAGTTCAGGCAACTCGAAGGTGGCGAGGACGAACCCCACGAGCACAACCCGATGATGGGGTACCGCGGCATCCGACGGTCCCTGAACGAGCCCGAACTGTTCAAACACGAACTCGAGGCGTTCGCGCGGCTCTACGAGATGGGCTACGACAACGTGGAGATCATGTTCCCGCTCGTCAACGACCACCGGGACGTGGCCGCGGCCCGCGAACTGATGACCGAGGTCGGCATCGATCCCGAGCGGCGCTCCTGGGGCGTGATGATCGAGACGCCGGCGAGCGCCATGATGATCGACGAAATGGCCGAGGAGGGCATCGACTTCGCCTCCTTCGGCACGAACGATCTCACCCAGTACACACTCGCGGTCGACCGGAACAACGGCAACGTCTCCGACCGGTTCGACGAGTTACACCCGTCGGTCCTCCGGCTGATCGGACAAACGATCAGAGCCTGTCGGGAACACGACATCGACACGAGTATCTGTGGACAGGCCGGCTCGAAGCCAGAGATGGCCCGATTTTTGGTCGAAGAGGGGGTCTCCTCCATCTCCGCCAACATCGACGCCGTTCGCGACGTCCAGCACGAGGTCAAGCGCGTCGAACAGCGGCTCATGCTCGACGCGCTCCGCGAGTGA
- a CDS encoding phosphoribosyltransferase has product MSDLPNEFSCTVTNWEYIYGLTREVSDQVRAADFEPDVIVALARGGWFAGRVLCDFLGLDDLTSLKMEHYVGTAEQSGSPEIRYPMPEGSVAGKDVLVVDDIADTGGSIERAYEYVTDRDANEVRTATLQLLQTSAFEPDFVGERLEEWTWIVYPWNFIEDMIDLISGVITTDDDGPYTKAEIRHLLARYHDIERIEMEIAQPDRLDEVLAEMERRDVVERVGDEWVAVEG; this is encoded by the coding sequence GTGTCTGATCTCCCGAACGAGTTCTCATGTACCGTCACGAACTGGGAGTACATCTACGGCCTCACGCGCGAAGTGAGCGACCAGGTGCGGGCCGCCGACTTCGAGCCGGACGTCATCGTGGCGCTGGCCCGGGGCGGCTGGTTCGCGGGACGGGTCCTCTGTGATTTTCTCGGCCTCGACGACCTGACGAGCCTCAAGATGGAACACTACGTCGGGACCGCAGAACAGAGCGGGTCGCCCGAGATCAGGTATCCGATGCCCGAGGGGTCCGTGGCGGGCAAGGACGTCCTCGTCGTCGACGACATCGCCGACACGGGCGGTTCCATCGAGCGGGCCTACGAGTACGTGACCGATCGGGACGCCAACGAGGTCAGGACCGCGACCCTCCAGTTGCTCCAGACCAGCGCGTTCGAGCCTGACTTCGTCGGGGAGCGACTGGAGGAGTGGACCTGGATCGTCTATCCCTGGAACTTCATCGAGGACATGATCGACCTCATCTCGGGGGTCATAACGACGGACGACGATGGCCCGTACACGAAAGCGGAGATTCGCCACCTGCTCGCACGATATCACGACATCGAGCGCATCGAGATGGAGATCGCTCAGCCCGATCGTCTCGACGAGGTGCTCGCGGAGATGGAGCGTCGAGACGTCGTCGAGCGCGTCGGCGACGAGTGGGTGGCGGTCGAGGGGTGA
- a CDS encoding PhzF family phenazine biosynthesis protein — MKSIRGLLVDAFTDEPYSGNPAGVVPDADGLDDAQMQAIAAELGASETAFLRSASDADRRLRYFTPTTEVDLCGHATIASIVHLADAGAITADEFTIKTNVGVLDVAVDADGTAWMTQSSPTVRTVSPDTERVAGALGVDPSAIDEVRQDLPLAVASTGLPFLVVPIDFLSELGRAAPDDAAVDALASEFDAVGIYAFTFDTLESQSTVHGRAFVPGAGVSEDPVTGTASGATGAYLHHVGAFDGGGSAPGTSDVSVAEGAPDELRFEQGDFVDRPGRVRVRVGERVRVGGTAARALDGELAVPRTDDDDILEAD, encoded by the coding sequence ATGAAATCGATCCGGGGACTGCTCGTCGACGCGTTCACCGACGAGCCGTACAGTGGCAATCCGGCGGGCGTGGTGCCGGACGCTGACGGGCTCGACGACGCCCAGATGCAGGCAATCGCGGCCGAACTCGGCGCGAGCGAGACGGCCTTTTTGAGGTCCGCTTCGGATGCCGACAGACGCCTCCGCTATTTCACCCCGACGACAGAGGTGGATCTCTGCGGGCATGCGACCATCGCAAGTATCGTGCATCTCGCCGACGCCGGCGCGATCACCGCCGACGAGTTCACGATAAAAACGAACGTGGGCGTGCTCGACGTCGCCGTCGACGCCGACGGGACCGCGTGGATGACCCAGTCGTCGCCGACCGTTCGAACGGTGAGTCCTGATACCGAACGCGTCGCCGGAGCACTCGGTGTCGACCCGAGCGCTATCGACGAGGTTCGCCAGGACCTCCCACTCGCGGTGGCCAGTACGGGACTGCCGTTTCTCGTGGTGCCGATCGACTTCCTCTCCGAACTGGGGCGGGCCGCGCCGGACGACGCGGCGGTCGACGCGCTCGCATCGGAGTTCGACGCCGTTGGCATCTACGCGTTCACGTTCGACACGCTCGAATCCCAGTCCACGGTCCACGGGCGGGCGTTCGTCCCGGGCGCCGGCGTTTCGGAGGACCCCGTTACCGGAACGGCGAGTGGCGCGACGGGCGCGTATCTCCACCACGTCGGAGCGTTCGACGGCGGCGGGTCGGCACCGGGAACGAGCGACGTGAGCGTGGCGGAAGGGGCCCCCGACGAACTGCGCTTCGAGCAGGGCGACTTCGTCGACAGACCCGGCCGCGTCAGGGTCCGCGTCGGGGAGCGGGTTCGGGTCGGTGGGACGGCCGCGCGGGCGCTCGACGGGGAACTCGCGGTGCCACGGACGGACGACGACGATATCCTCGAAGCGGACTGA
- the mfnA gene encoding tyrosine decarboxylase MfnA: MTALGSAARPEPQSFERVLSSMCTEPHPAAREAATHFLATNPGDPDTYPAVAALEREVVSMLGDVVDHQDPTGYVATGGTEANIQAVRAARNLAATDDPNVVGPESLHFSFQKAADVLDVDLRLAPVDEDYRADVDAIADRIDDDTVLVVGIAGTTEYGRVDPIPALSDVARDADARFHVDAAWGGFALPFTDEQWNFAHADIDTMTIDPHKLGQAAIPAGGFIATDERTLDALAVDTPYLESTGQATLTGTRSGAGVASAHAALSAQWPDGYRENYETGMNLATWFAEEMRVRGYDVVSPHHPIVAVDIPTGDFEALTEAGWRLARTSAGELRVVMMPHVTRDSLAGFLADVDDLASSGEER; encoded by the coding sequence ATGACCGCTCTCGGATCGGCCGCACGCCCCGAGCCCCAGTCATTCGAGCGTGTCCTCTCTTCGATGTGTACCGAGCCCCACCCCGCGGCTCGCGAGGCCGCAACCCACTTTCTCGCCACGAATCCCGGTGATCCGGACACCTATCCGGCGGTGGCAGCGCTCGAACGGGAGGTCGTCTCGATGCTCGGAGACGTGGTCGACCATCAGGATCCGACGGGCTACGTCGCTACCGGCGGTACCGAGGCCAACATCCAGGCCGTCCGTGCCGCCCGGAACCTGGCGGCCACCGACGACCCGAACGTGGTCGGACCGGAAAGTCTTCACTTCTCCTTCCAGAAGGCCGCTGACGTCCTCGACGTCGACCTCCGGCTCGCCCCTGTGGACGAGGACTACCGAGCCGACGTCGACGCCATCGCCGACCGCATCGACGACGACACGGTGCTGGTCGTCGGTATCGCGGGGACGACCGAGTACGGGCGCGTGGACCCGATACCCGCGCTCTCGGACGTCGCCCGGGACGCGGATGCGAGATTTCACGTGGACGCGGCGTGGGGCGGGTTCGCGCTGCCGTTCACCGACGAGCAGTGGAACTTCGCACACGCCGACATCGATACGATGACCATCGATCCGCATAAGCTGGGACAGGCGGCGATCCCGGCGGGCGGGTTCATCGCGACAGACGAGAGGACCCTCGACGCCCTCGCGGTCGACACGCCGTACCTCGAGTCGACCGGGCAGGCCACCCTCACGGGAACGCGAAGCGGGGCCGGCGTGGCGAGCGCACACGCGGCCCTCTCGGCACAGTGGCCCGACGGGTACCGCGAGAACTACGAGACCGGGATGAACCTGGCGACGTGGTTCGCCGAGGAGATGCGGGTGCGAGGGTACGACGTCGTCTCCCCCCACCATCCGATCGTGGCCGTCGACATTCCGACAGGGGATTTCGAGGCGTTGACCGAGGCGGGCTGGCGTCTCGCCCGGACGAGTGCCGGCGAACTGCGCGTGGTGATGATGCCCCACGTCACCAGGGACAGCCTTGCGGGCTTTCTGGCTGACGTGGACGACCTCGCGTCCTCGGGCGAAGAGCGGTAG
- the pyk gene encoding pyruvate kinase, which translates to MRKAKIVCTLGPASDSIDTLQGLANAGMSVARVNASHGTREERAALIDRARRVDGRTDGPIAVMVDLQGPEVRTGETDGEITLHAGDSVRFEPGRSVTADRIGLSTDISAVDPGDQVLIDDGRIETTVDHVDGKTVVATVDVGGEMTSHKGVNVPGVALDLDVVTEKDELDLELAAEKDVDFVAASFVRDAADVLAVSEYLESLGAEIPVIAKIERAGAVENCGEIIATAHGVMVARGDLGVELPMEDVPLIQKRIIRQAQAAGTPVITATEMLDSMVHRGRPTRAEASDVANAVLDGTDAVMLSAETAVGDHPVTVVRAMDRIVRTVEASGEYDEIQDQRVPPADEGSRTEAVARSARYLARDVDASAVVVASESGYTARRVAKFRPGVPVVATTPRDDVRRQLALVWGVDAQLATLPDGSAASVIDRAVQTSVEADVVESGDTVVVLSGMMTALDSEDTTNTLKVHVAAETLATGRAVVDGRATGPVARLTDGDLSSVPSGAIAVLGADFDEEFDGDPTRLAGMVSARSGMTGYAAMIAREVGVPMVSGADMPHVEDGTVVTVDGERGVVYSGEVAGQ; encoded by the coding sequence ATGCGAAAGGCGAAGATCGTCTGTACCCTGGGGCCGGCGTCGGACAGTATCGACACCCTCCAGGGGCTCGCGAACGCTGGGATGTCGGTCGCACGCGTCAACGCGAGTCATGGTACCCGCGAGGAGCGTGCCGCCCTGATCGACCGCGCCCGGCGCGTTGACGGTCGAACGGACGGCCCGATCGCCGTGATGGTGGACCTCCAGGGTCCGGAGGTCCGGACCGGGGAGACGGACGGCGAGATCACGCTTCATGCGGGCGATTCAGTGCGCTTCGAACCAGGGAGGTCCGTCACCGCCGATCGAATCGGCCTCTCGACGGATATCTCGGCCGTGGATCCCGGCGACCAGGTGTTGATCGACGACGGACGTATCGAGACGACAGTCGACCACGTGGACGGGAAGACGGTCGTCGCGACGGTCGACGTCGGTGGCGAGATGACGAGTCACAAGGGCGTCAACGTTCCCGGTGTCGCTCTCGATCTCGACGTCGTCACCGAGAAAGACGAGTTGGACCTCGAACTGGCCGCCGAGAAGGACGTCGACTTCGTCGCTGCGAGTTTCGTCCGAGACGCCGCTGACGTCCTCGCGGTGAGCGAGTACCTCGAATCGCTGGGTGCGGAGATCCCGGTGATCGCGAAGATCGAACGCGCGGGGGCGGTCGAGAACTGCGGGGAAATCATCGCGACGGCCCATGGCGTCATGGTGGCCCGGGGAGACCTCGGCGTGGAGTTGCCGATGGAGGACGTCCCGCTCATCCAGAAGCGCATCATCCGGCAGGCGCAAGCCGCCGGGACGCCGGTCATCACGGCGACCGAGATGCTCGATTCCATGGTACACCGGGGGCGGCCGACGCGGGCCGAGGCGTCGGACGTCGCCAACGCCGTCCTCGACGGCACCGACGCCGTGATGCTCTCCGCGGAGACCGCCGTCGGCGACCACCCCGTCACTGTCGTCCGGGCGATGGATCGTATCGTCCGGACCGTGGAAGCGAGCGGTGAGTACGACGAGATCCAGGATCAGCGCGTCCCGCCGGCAGACGAGGGGTCCCGGACCGAGGCAGTCGCGCGGTCGGCGCGATATCTGGCCAGGGACGTCGATGCGAGTGCCGTCGTCGTTGCGAGCGAGTCGGGCTATACCGCCAGACGGGTCGCGAAGTTCCGGCCCGGTGTCCCAGTGGTGGCGACGACCCCACGTGACGACGTTCGTCGCCAGCTGGCACTCGTCTGGGGCGTCGACGCACAGCTTGCCACGCTCCCGGACGGGTCGGCAGCGTCCGTCATCGACCGGGCCGTCCAGACCAGCGTCGAGGCCGACGTCGTGGAGAGCGGAGATACCGTGGTCGTGCTGTCCGGGATGATGACCGCGCTGGACAGCGAGGACACCACCAACACGCTCAAGGTCCACGTCGCCGCGGAGACGCTCGCGACCGGTCGGGCCGTCGTCGACGGGCGGGCCACCGGCCCCGTCGCGCGGCTGACCGACGGTGACCTCTCGTCCGTTCCGTCGGGCGCAATCGCGGTCCTCGGGGCCGACTTCGACGAGGAGTTCGACGGCGATCCCACCCGGCTGGCCGGAATGGTGAGCGCACGATCCGGTATGACGGGGTACGCGGCGATGATCGCCCGCGAGGTCGGCGTCCCGATGGTAAGCGGGGCCGACATGCCCCACGTCGAGGACGGCACCGTCGTCACCGTCGACGGTGAGCGCGGGGTCGTCTACAGTGGCGAGGTCGCCGGCCAGTGA
- a CDS encoding NfeD family protein, whose translation MVDVFGQSLSMLLFTAGVAVSIMEALAPGAHFIVLGVALMAAGLLGLLVPALSGPLPLALLVTLTGAGAFVVYRRLDLYTGTDTGRTRNSEHLRGARGHVTERVTEREGHVELDKGGFDSSYAARTVEGEIPVDAEIVVIDPGGGNVLTVEQLSNVDEIDRELSQYNERERS comes from the coding sequence ATGGTCGACGTCTTCGGACAGTCACTCTCGATGCTCCTCTTCACCGCCGGGGTCGCGGTGAGTATCATGGAAGCGCTGGCTCCCGGCGCGCACTTCATCGTCCTGGGCGTCGCGCTCATGGCTGCCGGGCTGCTCGGGTTGCTCGTCCCCGCGCTGTCCGGACCCCTGCCGCTTGCCCTGCTCGTGACCCTGACCGGTGCCGGCGCCTTCGTCGTCTACCGGCGTCTGGATCTCTACACGGGGACGGACACCGGTCGAACGAGGAATTCCGAGCACCTGCGCGGTGCTCGGGGCCACGTCACGGAGCGGGTGACCGAACGGGAGGGCCATGTCGAACTCGACAAGGGCGGGTTCGACTCGTCGTATGCGGCCAGGACCGTCGAGGGAGAGATCCCAGTCGACGCCGAAATCGTGGTGATCGATCCGGGCGGCGGGAACGTCCTCACCGTCGAGCAGCTCTCCAACGTCGACGAGATCGACCGCGAACTCTCACAGTACAACGAGCGCGAACGCTCGTAG
- a CDS encoding YqaA family protein, which translates to MSIIIGIGAMGFDPLEAAIRTASGLSGMILIFVYSVLISFALPLPSEVVLCPVGYVCGGNTLALGLPIEVQLAAVILISALGKSLGSVFALAIGHNASHSSVVIRGLRRLGLRPKEWSQRRMVALVKRWGYAGMAIGLSVPFFPDTISLYGFSILEDDYVKFAGAAFAGSVGRLLVTIGLIEGSLLVFW; encoded by the coding sequence GTGAGTATCATTATCGGGATCGGGGCCATGGGATTCGATCCGCTCGAGGCCGCGATTCGTACCGCGAGCGGCCTGAGCGGGATGATCCTCATTTTCGTGTACTCCGTCCTCATCTCCTTTGCCCTCCCCCTGCCGAGCGAGGTGGTGCTCTGCCCGGTGGGATACGTCTGCGGCGGAAACACACTCGCACTGGGCCTGCCGATCGAGGTGCAACTGGCCGCCGTCATCCTGATCAGCGCGCTGGGGAAATCGCTGGGAAGCGTCTTCGCGCTCGCCATCGGTCACAACGCGAGTCACTCCAGCGTCGTCATCCGGGGGTTGCGTCGGCTCGGCCTCCGACCCAAAGAGTGGTCCCAGCGGCGGATGGTCGCCCTCGTAAAGCGGTGGGGCTACGCCGGCATGGCAATTGGTCTCTCGGTGCCCTTCTTCCCGGATACGATCTCGCTGTACGGCTTCTCCATACTGGAAGACGACTACGTGAAGTTCGCCGGGGCCGCGTTCGCGGGGAGCGTCGGACGGCTCCTCGTCACCATCGGCCTCATCGAAGGATCGCTCCTCGTCTTTTGGTGA
- the metG gene encoding methionine--tRNA ligase, which produces MSHEDFPTESPAVVTCGLPYANGDLHVGHLRTYVSGDILTRALETIGQQTAFVSGSDMHGTPIAVNAEEAGVSPEEFALDWHETYQETFPQFDVDFDNYGHTHDETNTELTRDIVRTLDDRGYVYEKEIEVAWDPIEDQPLPDRYVVGTCPYCGEQARGDECDEGCGRHLEPGEIEDPKSTLTGNPAEYRTRDHKFFRVSEFQEYLQEFIDRLEGTSNAQNQPREWIEGELQDWCISRDLDWGIDYPGDEGEADDLVLYVWVDAPIEYISSTKQYTERVGADEYDWEAVWRDESEAGDADAGGEIVHVIGRDIIQHHTVFWPAMLRGADFAEPRAVMASGFVNLEGEAFSTSRNRAIWADDYLDTEFSTDLLRYYLATQGSFERDVDFTWGRFQERVNAELADAVGNFVYRALLFATRNYDGTPDADVSPDVVDRIREAMEAFQAALNDYSLRRAGETAVDLARFGNEYIQRNEPWKLTDDDPDRAAQVIRDTVQLVKAISVLLAPFTPEKAETVWSQLEEDGSVHDREIDACLEAPPATFGEPTELFEKIEDDTVANLEDQLAERVAEAEAASEAETDTSEEDDTRPMTDLEPIADERIPYEDFEKLDIRVGEILAAEPIEGADELVRLDVDLGVEERQLVAGIQQLHDVDDLPGTTIVVLANLEKAELFGVESNGMLLAAGEEADLLTTHEDAEPGTKIQ; this is translated from the coding sequence ATGAGCCACGAGGACTTTCCGACGGAGTCACCCGCGGTCGTCACCTGCGGGCTCCCCTACGCCAACGGGGATCTGCACGTGGGCCACCTGCGAACCTACGTGAGCGGCGACATCCTCACCCGCGCCCTGGAGACCATCGGCCAGCAAACGGCGTTCGTCTCCGGGTCCGACATGCACGGGACGCCAATCGCCGTCAACGCCGAAGAGGCGGGCGTCTCGCCCGAGGAGTTCGCACTCGACTGGCACGAGACCTACCAGGAGACGTTCCCGCAGTTCGACGTGGATTTCGACAACTACGGACACACCCACGACGAGACAAACACCGAACTGACACGCGACATCGTCCGGACGCTCGACGATCGGGGATACGTCTACGAGAAGGAGATCGAGGTGGCCTGGGATCCCATCGAGGACCAGCCCCTCCCCGATCGGTACGTGGTCGGAACGTGTCCCTACTGCGGCGAACAGGCCCGCGGCGACGAGTGCGACGAGGGGTGCGGTCGTCACCTTGAGCCGGGCGAGATCGAGGATCCGAAGAGTACGCTCACGGGGAACCCGGCGGAGTACCGCACTCGCGATCACAAGTTCTTCCGCGTCTCGGAGTTCCAGGAGTACCTTCAGGAGTTCATCGACCGACTTGAGGGCACCTCGAACGCCCAGAACCAGCCACGGGAGTGGATCGAGGGAGAGCTTCAGGACTGGTGTATCAGCCGCGACCTCGACTGGGGAATCGACTACCCCGGTGACGAAGGGGAGGCCGACGATCTCGTCCTGTACGTCTGGGTCGACGCGCCGATCGAGTACATCTCCTCGACGAAACAGTACACCGAGCGCGTCGGAGCCGACGAGTACGACTGGGAGGCCGTCTGGCGCGACGAAAGCGAGGCGGGCGACGCGGACGCCGGCGGCGAGATCGTCCACGTCATCGGCCGGGACATCATCCAGCACCACACCGTCTTCTGGCCCGCCATGTTGCGCGGGGCGGACTTCGCGGAACCCCGCGCCGTGATGGCGAGCGGGTTCGTCAACCTCGAGGGCGAAGCGTTCTCGACGAGCCGGAATCGTGCCATCTGGGCCGACGACTATCTCGACACGGAGTTCTCGACGGATCTCCTCCGGTATTACCTCGCGACGCAGGGAAGCTTCGAGCGGGACGTGGACTTCACCTGGGGGCGGTTTCAGGAGCGGGTCAACGCCGAACTGGCGGACGCCGTGGGCAACTTCGTCTATCGCGCGCTCCTCTTCGCGACGCGTAACTACGACGGAACCCCCGACGCCGACGTCTCCCCGGACGTCGTCGACCGGATTCGCGAGGCGATGGAGGCGTTCCAGGCCGCACTCAACGACTACTCCCTTCGCAGGGCGGGAGAGACGGCGGTGGATCTGGCACGGTTCGGTAACGAGTACATCCAGCGCAACGAACCCTGGAAACTCACCGACGACGATCCCGACCGTGCGGCGCAAGTCATCCGGGACACCGTGCAGCTCGTGAAGGCCATCTCGGTGTTACTCGCACCGTTCACGCCGGAGAAAGCCGAGACCGTCTGGTCGCAACTCGAGGAGGACGGCTCCGTCCACGATCGAGAGATCGACGCCTGCCTCGAGGCCCCGCCGGCGACCTTCGGCGAACCGACCGAGCTTTTCGAGAAGATCGAAGACGACACCGTCGCGAACCTCGAAGACCAACTGGCCGAGCGCGTCGCGGAAGCCGAGGCCGCGAGTGAAGCCGAAACCGATACCAGCGAGGAAGACGACACTCGACCGATGACCGACCTGGAGCCGATCGCAGACGAGCGCATCCCCTACGAAGACTTCGAGAAGCTGGACATCCGCGTCGGCGAGATTCTCGCCGCCGAGCCGATCGAGGGCGCCGACGAGCTGGTACGTCTCGACGTCGACCTCGGCGTCGAAGAGCGCCAGCTCGTCGCCGGTATCCAGCAACTGCACGACGTCGACGACCTCCCCGGCACCACCATCGTGGTGCTGGCGAACCTGGAGAAAGCGGAGCTGTTCGGCGTGGAGTCCAATGGAATGCTCCTCGCGGCGGGCGAGGAGGCCGATCTGTTGACCACCCACGAGGACGCCGAGCCCGGGACGAAGATCCAGTAA
- a CDS encoding DUF7312 domain-containing protein gives MSDWKYDLDEVGPEGEDEQEQLPPVEKGTPQFENVVFVLVGVGGAMYVLATLLGLA, from the coding sequence ATGAGCGACTGGAAGTACGATCTCGACGAGGTGGGGCCGGAGGGTGAGGACGAACAAGAGCAGTTGCCACCGGTCGAGAAGGGGACCCCGCAGTTCGAAAACGTCGTCTTCGTGCTGGTCGGCGTCGGCGGCGCGATGTACGTGCTTGCCACGCTGCTCGGGCTCGCATAA